A stretch of the Erinaceus europaeus chromosome 1, mEriEur2.1, whole genome shotgun sequence genome encodes the following:
- the ZSWIM1 gene encoding zinc finger SWIM domain-containing protein 1, which yields MALAMLNELLIKDPSPPMLLYQASKTDQLDSFNYQNCFMQSIFAHFPEILFIHRTYNPRGKVLYTFLVDGPRVQLEDHLARAVYFAIPFREDAEGLAHMFQVFKKFNPGWERVCTILVDPYFLPLPTLAMEFPAAEVLLSAFHICKFLQGKFYQLSLEQHVERVLLTTLQSTMCSATAGNLRKLYTLLNSCIPPAQLPELHSHWLLNDRIWLAHRWRSRAESNHYFQGLEVTTRVLSQFFGTNPSTEQGMTSLLRYMQQNSGDRARFSLGPNPRSSHAPSSDVSPECPKKEQLMDAHIQHSLNAICTGPAAQLCLGELAVVQKSVHLISSGSEKMNIQILEDTHSVQAQPPACCSCYFNQVFHLPCRHILAMLSAHHQVLQPDMLPAQWTADCAASLGDILGSKWSETLDKHLAVALLTEEVGQLLQHCSQDEFERRYSTLRELADSWIGPYEQVQL from the coding sequence ATGGCCCTGGCGATGCTGAATGAGCTCCTGATTAAGGACCCAAGCCCACCTATGCTGCTGTATCAGGCTAGCAAGACTGATCAATTAGATAGCTTTAACTATCAGAACTGCTTTATGCAGAGCATCTTTGCTCATTTCCCTGAAATCTTATTTATCCACCGGACCTATAACCCAAGGGGTAAGGTGTTATATACCTTCTTGGTAGATGGGCCTCGGGTACAGCTGGAGGACCATCTTGCCCGGGCAGTCTACTTTGCCATTCCCTTCAGAGAAGATGCTGAAGGCCTGGCCCACATGTTCCAGGTGTTCAAGAAATTCAATCCAGGCTGGGAGAGAGTCTGCACCATCCTGGTGGACCCCTACTTCCTCCCCCTGCCCACCTTAGCTATGGAGTTCCCTGCAGCTGAGGTCCTGCTCTCAGCCTTCCACATCTGTAAGTTCCTCCAGGGCAAATTCTATCAGCTGTCCCTGGAGCAACATGTGGAGAGGGTGCTGCTGACCACTCTGCAGAGCACAATGTGCTCGGCCACAGCAGGCAACCTGAGGAAGTTGTACACACTCCTAAACAGCTGCATCCCTCCAGCCCAGCTACCTGAGCTCCATTCACACTGGCTGCTTAACGACCGCATCTGGCTGGCCCACCGCTGGAGAAGCCGAGCTGAGAGCAACCATTATTTCCAGGGCCTGGAGGTCACCACCCGTGTCCTCAGCCAGTTCTTTGGCACCAACCCATCCACAGAACAAGGCATGACTTCTCTGCTTCGATACATGCAGCAAAACTCTGGAGACAGGGCACGCTTCAGCCTGGGCCCAAATCCAAGGAGCAGTCATGCCCCCTCCTCAGATGTCAGCCCTGAATGCCCCAAGAAGGAACAGTTGATGGATGCCCACATCCAGCACTCCCTCAATGCCATCTGCACGGGGCCGGCGGCCCAGCTTTGCCTTGGTGAGCTTGCTGTGGTCCAGAAATCTGTGCACCTCATCAGCTCAGGCTCCGAGAAGATGAACATACAGATCCTAGAGGATACCCACAGTGTACAGGCCCAGCCCCCTGCCTGCTGTAGCTGCTACTTTAACCAGGTCTTCCACCTGCCCTGCCGCCACATCCTAGCCATGCTCAGTGCCCACCACCAGGTTCTCCAACCTGACATGCTGCCAGCTCAATGGACAGCAGACTGTGCTGCCAGCCTAGGCGACATCCTGGGCAGTAAGTGGAGCGAGACACTGGATAAACACCTAGCCGTGGCACTACTCACTGAGGAGGTGGGTCAACTCTTGCAGCACTGCAGCCAGGATGAGTTTGAAAGGAGGTACAGCACCCTTCGAGAATTGGCTGACAGCTGGATTGGCCCCTATGAACAGGTTCAACTCTAA
- the SPATA25 gene encoding spermatogenesis-associated protein 25, with protein MSYFLSPQTHPGLLSSGQGGAASSSSSLGLYNPVEPVVVASGGLGPLNQKTEQVASTAQPWCPTLTVPEARGCPGGASWETLRWKEYGRYCHKIPYARQPESLGWDDGCSRSRTPHLGGPSRPGPLLLYGLSPGVLQMPSVAGGKEAGSQPDICILTLAMMIAGIPTVPVPGLREEDLIRAAQAFMMTHPEPEGVVEGVRWEQEHAHAASGQLPLVRPRRGQPPGSCL; from the exons ATGTCTTATTTCTTGTCTCCACAAACTCATCCAGGTCTTCTGTCTTCTGGCCAAG gtggggctgctTCTTCAAGCTCATCCCTTGGTCTCTACAATCCTGTAGAGCCAGTGGTGGTGGCCTCTGGTGGACTAGGCCCATTGAACCAGAAAACTGAGCAGGTGGCATCTACTGCTCAGCCGTGGTGCCCAACTTTGACGGTGCCAGAAGCAAGGGGCTGCCCTGGGGGGGCTAGCTGGGAGACTCTACGGTGGAAGGAGTATGGCCGCTACTGCCACAAAATCCCCTACGCAAGACAGCCAGAGAGCTTGGGCTGGGATGATGGTTGCTCCAGAAGCAGAACCCCTCACCTGGGTGGCCCCAGCAGGCCCGGGCCCTTGCTGCTGTATGGGCTGTCACCAGGGGTTCTGCAGATGCCCTCTGTGGCAGGGGGGAAGGAGGCCGGCTCCCAGCCTGACATCTGCATCCTTACCCTGGCCATGATGATCGCTGGCATCCCCACCGTGCCTGTCCCAGGCCTGCGGGAAGAGGACCTGATCCGGGCAGCTCAAGCTTTCATGATGACCCATCCAGAGCCAGAGGGAGTGGTGGAGGGGGTGCGCTGGGAGCAGGAGCATGCTCACGCAGCCTCTGGGCAGCTACCCCTAGTGAGGCCCAGGAGGGGTCAGCCTCCTGGCTCCTGCTTGTAG